The following are from one region of the Sorghum bicolor cultivar BTx623 chromosome 2, Sorghum_bicolor_NCBIv3, whole genome shotgun sequence genome:
- the LOC8079181 gene encoding uncharacterized protein LOC8079181: MEREPVEGAEEEEEEVACECCGFTEECTAPYIAGVRARYGGRWICGLCGDAVGEELGRASPPISPAEALDRHACVCRGASAPPSPAGSPDDLIAALRLLLRRRLGSPPPPTAPRKARSTPSSPRRDASPGGISVVAAVAVANGGPGSSLARTGSCFAALVE, translated from the coding sequence ATGGAGAGGGAGCCTGTCGAGGGggcggaagaggaagaggaggaggtggcgtgcGAGTGCTGCGGCTTCACGGAGGAGTGCACGGCGCCGTACATCGCTGGCGTGCGCGCGCGGTACGGCGGGCGGTGGATCTGCGGCCTGTGCGGGGACGCGGTGGGCGAGGAGCTCGGGCGCGCGTCCCCTCCCATCTCCCCCGCCGAGGCGCTGGACCGCCACGCCTGCGTCTGCCGCGGGGCGtccgcgccgccgtcgcccgcGGGCAGCCCCGACGACCTCATCGCCGCGCTGCGCCTGCTCCTGCGCCGCAGGCTCGGgtccccgccgccgcccacgGCGCCCAGGAAGGCGCGCTCCACGCCCAGCAGCCCCAGGCGCGACGCCTCCCCCGGCGGCATCTCCGTCGTcgcggccgtggccgtggccaaCGGGGGTCCCGGGAGCTCGCTGGCGCGTACCGGGAGCTGCTTCGCCGCGCTCGTCGAATGA
- the LOC110432898 gene encoding protein STRICTOSIDINE SYNTHASE-LIKE 4-like — MAPALLAAVVLAAAASLAAHVALNCPVKPLPSPPPPPTPPPNNLLQRLERLGEGALDAPEDVYVDAAAGGALYTATRDGWLQRMHPNNGSWERWRFVGGTGLLGITPSADGTMLVCDADKGLLRVGEEGVTHLASEVDGSTIRFADAAIEGSDGTVYFSDASTRFGFDRWYHDFIESSATGRLLRYDPRSGKTSVVLDGLGFANGVALPRDEAFVVVCESSRFRCMKVWLKGEKAGKAETFVDLPGCPDNIRLGSDGHFWIALIQLRSPWLDFITRWTFTKRVVASFTGLIEWSKGTAKGAMVAQVTEDGNIVRILDDSEGKVINFVTSVTEFNGDIFLGSLATNFVGKLSLAQVIQQEQ; from the exons ATGGCGCCTGCcctcctcgccgccgtcgtGCTGGCCGCGGCGGCGTCGCTCGCGGCCCACGTCGCGCTCAACTGCCCCGTGAAGCCGCTGCCGTCGCCTCCGCCGCCACCCACTCCGCCGCCCAAcaacctcctccag AGGCTGGAGAGGCTTGGGGAAGGGGCGCTGGACGCGCCGGAGGACGTGTACGTggacgcggcggccggcggggcGCTGTACACGGCCACCAGGGACGGGTGGCTGCAGCGGATGCACCCGAACAACGGGTCCTGGGAGCGGTGGCGCTTCGTCGGTGGCACGGGGCTGCTCGGCATCACGCCGTCCGCCGACGGCACCATGCTCGTCTGCGACGCCGACAAG GGACTTTTGAGAGTCGGGGAGGAAGGAGTGACCCATCTTGCTTCGGAGGTCGACGGCTCCACCATCAG GTTCGCAGACGCGGCGATCGAAGGCTCCGACGGCACGGTCTACTTCAGCGATGCCAGCACCAGGTTCGGCTTCGACAGGTGGTACCATGACTTCATAGAGTCCAGCGCCACCGGCCGCCTCCTCCGGTACGACCCGCGCAGCGGCAAGACGTCCGTCGTGCTCGACGGGCTCGGCTTCGCCAACGGCGTCGCCCTGCCGAGGGACGAGGCCTTCGTGGTCGTCTGCGAGTCCAGCAG GTTCAGGTGCATGAAAGTGTGGCTGAAAGGGGAGAAGGCCGGCAAGGCAGAGACGTTCGTCGACCTTCCGGGGTGTCCGGATAACATTCGCCTCGGGTCAGACGGTCACTTCTGGATTGCCCTCATCCAG CTGAGGTCGCCATGGCTGGATTTCATCACCCGCTGGACCTTCACGAAGAGAGTGGTGGCTTCGTTCACCGGGCTCATCGAGTGGAGCAAGGGAACGGCGAAGGGAGCCATGGTGGCTCAGGTGACGGAGGACGGCAACATCGTCCGCATTCTCGACGACTCCGAAGGGAAGGTGATCAACTTCGTGACATCGGTGACGGAGTTCAACGGGGACATCTTCCTCGGCAGCCTCGCGACCAACTTCGTCGGGAAATTATCTCTGGCGCAGGTGATACAGCAGGAGCAGTGA